The Bacteriovorax sp. PP10 nucleotide sequence ATACTTTATCAGTTGAGCCAAAGATTAATTCTAAATCCGCCAATGTTGAATCAGTAATTTTATCAAAAGGAAGAGCTACTAAGCTTCCGGCCTTAAAGATTTGTTTTTCAGTTTTTAATTCTTTTTTTAGAATGAATAAAACATATCCTTTGAAGTACCCATAAAAATCTGATTCAGTTGGCATTTGAATCAAAGTTTTTACACCATTTTCAAAAGACCATATTTTTGTCTGAAAGAAAGAAATTCTCTCTGATAAGAAATGGTATTTTCCTGTCTGCGTGTGCTCAACGTAGGCAGAAGCTGACTGCTCATTTTTATCTACTTCAAAGATAACAGGTGCCTCACTTAACTTTTGTCCACGCTTTAAGTATTTTACAGTTCGTGCGTAACCAGCATTTGTAAGAGAGTCAGGGCCATTATCTGTGGCCACATAAATTGAATCCTGGTCAATCCATTTCACGTTTGATTTCGCTTCAGGCAGCTCAAATCCATTACGAACAAAAGCTTTTTCTTTAAGATCAAATTCACGTACGACACTTGCATCTTTTCCACCGCGGGATAAAAAGATAAGGCATCTTTCATATCTTGGAGGAAGGCACTGAGATCCATGCCATACCCAGTTGTCATTTTCTTTTTTAGATAATTCATCCAGGTCCAGAATGACTTCCCATTTAGGATTCGTTTTTCTGTACTGACTTAAAGTTGCTCTTCTCCATAATCCTCTTGCATTTTTTTCATCACGCCAGAAATTATAAAAATAACCTTTCATCGGATTGGCCCATGGGATGCGGTCTTTGGCGTAGGCAAGCTTTCTGATGTCTGCTTCAATGGATTTATAGTGAGGGTCATTCTGTAATACTGATAAGGTCTTCTCGTTTTCAGCTTTGGCGAATTCAAGTGACTTCGGCGACTCAACATCCTCTAGCCATAGATAAGGATCATCAGCAGTTGTATTTGAAACTTTCTGTGAAGAGCATGAAGCAGCAAATAATGTAACCGCGACTAAAATAAAATATTTAAGCACTTTAGAACTCCAAGTAATGAATGTAGGTAATAGGGTAGCCGGATTATTTATGAAGGGCAAGAATGCCGAGGTTTCTTGGTGAGAGAGCTTCATCAAAATACTGGTGTAGTGAAACTTCGTAACCATGCTCTTCGAGATAAAGACAACGATCGACTTGTAAATAAACTTCGAGAGCGCGTCCTAGTTGCCAACGAATGATGTTGCACAGGAACATAACACGAAGTTCTCTTTGAAGAGCGGGGTCATCGTAAAAGTTATCGAAATACTCGTCGCTGAAATTGTGTTCAAGGTTTAAGTGTTTCAATTTATCTGAGATGTAGAAATGAAAAGGCTTCCAGTACATACTCAGATGGCATTCACCCACATCGGTATATGTTTTATTGTTGAAGTGTCTCATTAAGAATAAGTGCAGGGCATATCTGTAATTTTTCACTCGCTCTTTGGTTTGATAAGTGTCGAAAGTCATCTCTGCGTGAGAGCGAGTGGCAAGTGTTAATCCAAAAAGATTAAGCACTGGGAATTTATTTTCTTTATAAAAATTTGAGAGAGGAAAATCTTTTTCAGATTTCATTTTATGATAACAACAACCAAAACTTAAAAGACCCTTCGTTTGATAATCGATAGTCGCTTCAATTAGAGTGTTTGCTAGTGGACCACAAGTATGAAGCCCAAGCCCCAGTGAGTTTTCATGGAACACTTTTTTAAGATCGGCGCTGTCTTCATCCTTACCAAAAGTTAAATTCATAAAGACTACATTTTCTGCACCATCAAGTTTTCTAAACTTTTGCAGGCGCATTTTTCCAATTTCCTGGAACTCAACATTTTGATCAATAGAAACTGAAGGAATCTGATGATAGTGAGAAAGCACTCGAGAAAGATGGCCAACGCCACCACCAATATCAACCACGCGATCAAATTTTAATTCATCACGGACTCTTTTTAAGACGGGAACAATTTTTTGAATCTCATGACGCTTTTTCTTTTTCACACCCTGGAAGGCCCAGTCTTCCAAAGGGAGTTCGGGAGAAAAGGGAATGTTCGGAATATCTGTCAGGTCTTTGATGGCCTGCATGAATGCTTCAAAGCTTGAGTCTTTTAACTTTTCAACTGGTCTTTTGCAGTCCACATCAAAAAGTTCCTGCTCGTTGAGCGAGTCAAGAAGAGTTATCCACTCATTGGGATAATCATTAATTGTTTCGGGGTATTCATTCATGATTTCCTCAATCCAGATAGGCGAGTATTTTGAGATGAATTCCGATAAAGCTAGCGCGTGACTTTTAAAGTTCATTGACTATACTTTTAGCATGTTTAATTTAAAAAATAAAAGAATTGCAGTTTACGGGATGGGAGTTTCTGGACTTTCGGCCCTTCGTTTTATTAAGGCATTAGAAGGAGAGATTATCGCCATTAATGGTGGTGAGCTTTCAACTTGGGCAAAGTCGCCTGGTGTATTAGATTTTGTGTCAGCTGATCAATGTTTTTCTGAAAACGATGCAAGCTTACCAGCTAAATTAAATTCGGTTGATATTGTCATTTTGAGTCCAGGAATTCCTCGCGACCATAAACTTTTAAAACCATTACTTGAAAAAAATATCCCGATCTGGGGAGAGATTGAATTAGCTTACCGCTACCTTGAAGCCAATAATTCACTAGGCCCTTTAATCGGTATCACCGGAACAAATGGAAAGACGACGACGACAACTTTCTTAGGAGAGATGATCGAAGGTGACAACAAATCTGTATTTGTTGGTGGAAACATCGGTGTTCCATTTTGTGATTATGCTTTTGATATTTATTCAAAGAAAAAGAAAGCTGATTTTATTTTACTAGAGCTTTCAAGTTTTCAATTAGAGTCGATCGATCATTTTCATGTGAACATCGCGATCATTTTAAATCTTTATCAAAATCATGGTGAGCGCTATGAGCATATTGAAGATTACGGAAGATCAAAATTCTTCATTACAAATAAATTCACGAAAGATGATGTTCTGATTTACCCGGAAGATTTCGCTATCATTAAAAATTGGGCAGAAACTCAAACGGGAAAAAAGATTGCCATCAATACTACAAAACCAGAAATTTCAATGGATACAAATTCGTTTAAACTTCCAGGGATTCACAATCTGGTAAACCTTGCTTTCATTATTAAAGCAGCAGAAACAATTGGCCTAACGAAAGAAGCGATTCAAAAATCAATCAACACTTTCAAAGGTGTTCACCATAGAATCGAATATGTCGATGGTGTAAAAGGACTTCCAAAATTCAAAGCATTCAACGACGCTAAAAGTACAAACTGGGATGCAACTATCACAGCTGTTAAAGCGATGGAAGATTTCAAACTTCCGATTCATTTAATCATCGGTGGAAAAAAGCGTGGGCATGGAGATTCAATCTTGCCTCACATGGATTTCTTAAAAACTCATGTCGATACATTTTATCTGATTGGTGAAATGGCAGCGGAAATTGAAGGAGAGATCAAAGGACTGGTTCAATATAAGAACACTGGGACTTTGGAGGAAACTTTGAAGATTATGAGAGCGAAATTTGGCAACGCAGAGGG carries:
- the murD gene encoding UDP-N-acetylmuramoyl-L-alanine--D-glutamate ligase; amino-acid sequence: MFNLKNKRIAVYGMGVSGLSALRFIKALEGEIIAINGGELSTWAKSPGVLDFVSADQCFSENDASLPAKLNSVDIVILSPGIPRDHKLLKPLLEKNIPIWGEIELAYRYLEANNSLGPLIGITGTNGKTTTTTFLGEMIEGDNKSVFVGGNIGVPFCDYAFDIYSKKKKADFILLELSSFQLESIDHFHVNIAIILNLYQNHGERYEHIEDYGRSKFFITNKFTKDDVLIYPEDFAIIKNWAETQTGKKIAINTTKPEISMDTNSFKLPGIHNLVNLAFIIKAAETIGLTKEAIQKSINTFKGVHHRIEYVDGVKGLPKFKAFNDAKSTNWDATITAVKAMEDFKLPIHLIIGGKKRGHGDSILPHMDFLKTHVDTFYLIGEMAAEIEGEIKGLVQYKNTGTLEETLKIMRAKFGNAEGVLLFSPGFPSFDQFQNYAQRGEHFVKLLTT
- a CDS encoding methyltransferase, with amino-acid sequence MNFKSHALALSEFISKYSPIWIEEIMNEYPETINDYPNEWITLLDSLNEQELFDVDCKRPVEKLKDSSFEAFMQAIKDLTDIPNIPFSPELPLEDWAFQGVKKKKRHEIQKIVPVLKRVRDELKFDRVVDIGGGVGHLSRVLSHYHQIPSVSIDQNVEFQEIGKMRLQKFRKLDGAENVVFMNLTFGKDEDSADLKKVFHENSLGLGLHTCGPLANTLIEATIDYQTKGLLSFGCCYHKMKSEKDFPLSNFYKENKFPVLNLFGLTLATRSHAEMTFDTYQTKERVKNYRYALHLFLMRHFNNKTYTDVGECHLSMYWKPFHFYISDKLKHLNLEHNFSDEYFDNFYDDPALQRELRVMFLCNIIRWQLGRALEVYLQVDRCLYLEEHGYEVSLHQYFDEALSPRNLGILALHK